The following proteins come from a genomic window of bacterium:
- the prfA gene encoding peptide chain release factor 1 encodes MHERLKRLQARHDQISEELGRPETMTDQKRWRELSREHKRLAQILETGRSWALADGRVREAREILASESDPELREMAEAQLEESRAEAARLAEDFNLLIVPRDPADSRNCIVELRAGTGGEEAALFVADLMRMYQRLAEQLGWRVEVLEASEGGMGGLKEVIFGLTGEEAYGRMKYEGGVHRVQRVPATESQGRIHTSAASVAVLPEAEEVDVQIEAKDLRIDVYRSSGPGGQSVNTTDSAVRITHLPTGLVVTCQDEKSQHKNKDKALKVLRSRLYDARLAEEKARQDTERRSQVSTGDRSAKIRTYNFPQNRVTDHRINLTLYKLDRVMEGDLLELLDALRLADLKERLERPGPDAA; translated from the coding sequence ATGCATGAACGATTGAAGCGCCTGCAGGCGCGGCATGATCAGATCAGCGAAGAACTGGGCCGGCCCGAGACGATGACCGACCAGAAGCGCTGGCGGGAGCTGAGCCGCGAACACAAGCGCCTGGCGCAGATCCTGGAGACGGGTCGGTCCTGGGCGCTGGCCGATGGCCGGGTCCGTGAAGCCCGCGAGATCCTGGCCAGCGAAAGCGACCCGGAGCTGCGCGAGATGGCCGAGGCCCAGCTGGAGGAGTCGCGCGCTGAGGCGGCCCGCCTGGCCGAGGACTTCAATCTGCTCATCGTGCCCCGGGATCCGGCCGACTCGCGCAACTGCATCGTCGAGCTGCGCGCCGGCACCGGGGGCGAGGAGGCCGCCCTCTTCGTCGCCGATCTCATGCGCATGTACCAGCGCCTGGCCGAGCAGCTGGGCTGGCGCGTGGAAGTGCTGGAGGCCTCCGAGGGCGGCATGGGCGGACTCAAGGAGGTCATCTTCGGCCTGACGGGGGAGGAGGCCTATGGCCGCATGAAGTACGAGGGCGGCGTGCATCGCGTGCAGCGGGTCCCCGCCACGGAAAGCCAGGGGCGCATCCATACCTCGGCGGCCAGCGTGGCCGTGCTGCCCGAAGCGGAGGAGGTGGACGTCCAGATCGAGGCGAAGGACCTGCGCATCGACGTCTACCGCTCCAGCGGTCCCGGCGGCCAGAGCGTCAACACCACCGACTCCGCCGTCCGCATCACCCACCTGCCCACCGGCCTGGTCGTGACCTGCCAGGACGAGAAGAGCCAGCACAAGAACAAGGACAAGGCGCTCAAGGTCCTGCGCAGCCGCCTCTATGACGCCCGCCTGGCCGAGGAGAAGGCCCGCCAGGACACGGAGCGGCGCAGCCAGGTCTCGACGGGGGACCGCAGCGCCAAGATCCGCACCTACAATTTTCCCCAGAACCGGGTCACCGACCACCGCATCAACCTGACCCTCTACAAGCTGGACCGCGTGATGGAGGGGGACCTCCTCGAGCTGCTGGACGCCTTGCGCCTGGCCGACCTGAAGGAACGCCTGGAACGGCCCGGACCGGACGCGGCGTGA